The Fibrobacterota bacterium genome includes a window with the following:
- a CDS encoding dehydrogenase → MPKSLPILPAQVRKPGVLEIGPIALNAYRATPAEETARFGRLGLIRMYRDMILIREFETMLQRIKVQGEYAGIACDHKGPCHLSIGQEAAAVGMAWALGPEDLIFGSHRSHGEILAKGFSAIAKLPEDRILPMLEAYGGGRTLRAVEGMRSGHPESATGGPRELALDYLIFGTLAEILGRDAGFNRGLGGSMHAFFPPFGIMPNNAIVGGSADIAAGAALHKRVQRKGGVVVANLGDAAAGCGPVWEAMMFASMDQYRTLWSPALGGAPPVLFNFMNNFYGMGGQTFGETMGFGVLARIGAGVNPENLHAERVDGYHPLALADAFERKIKILKEGRGPALLDTITYRISGHSPSDASSYRDRHEVERWQQADSIAAFGRYLAENGHCGPGDLEALRMDAEARMARALSHCASPQRTPRLPAEAIGGLMFSYGTAERTGEGEADIRIEPDRNPRLLALRDKGRAHLTYSDALFEAMLHRFRVDPGMIAFGEENRDWGGAFGVYRGLTECLPYHRLFNTSISEGAIVGAAVGYALSGGRAVAEIMYCDFLGRAGDEVFNQAAKWQAMSGGALRLPLVLRVSVGSKYGAQHSQDWTSLAAHIPGLRVFFPATPYDAKGMLNLALRGTDPVVFFESQRLYAETERFAPGGVPEGYYEIELGMPAVRRSGKDLTLITLGATLYRALEAAEELERDYGIAAEVIDARFLNPLDYGPILDSVRKTGAAVLASDACERGSFLHTMAARISGAAFDDLDAPVATVGARNWITPAAEMENDFFPQKDWILDAIHENVRRLPGRIPRTRQANSDLLERDRIGI, encoded by the coding sequence ATGCCCAAAAGCCTCCCCATCCTGCCCGCCCAAGTGCGCAAACCCGGCGTCCTGGAAATCGGCCCCATCGCCTTGAACGCCTACCGCGCCACGCCCGCCGAGGAAACCGCGCGTTTCGGGCGCCTGGGGCTTATCCGCATGTACCGGGACATGATCCTCATCCGCGAATTCGAAACCATGTTACAGCGCATAAAAGTGCAAGGAGAATACGCAGGCATCGCTTGCGATCACAAAGGCCCTTGCCACCTTTCCATCGGGCAGGAGGCGGCGGCCGTGGGCATGGCCTGGGCCTTGGGGCCCGAGGATCTCATCTTCGGATCCCATCGCAGCCATGGCGAGATCCTCGCCAAAGGATTCTCCGCCATCGCCAAATTGCCGGAAGACCGTATCCTTCCCATGCTGGAGGCCTACGGCGGCGGTCGCACCTTGCGCGCCGTCGAAGGTATGCGAAGCGGCCACCCAGAATCCGCCACGGGCGGGCCGCGCGAGCTGGCGCTGGATTACCTGATCTTCGGGACCTTGGCGGAAATCCTCGGGCGCGACGCGGGTTTCAACCGGGGCTTGGGCGGATCGATGCATGCCTTCTTCCCGCCATTCGGGATCATGCCCAACAACGCCATCGTGGGTGGCAGCGCCGATATCGCGGCGGGGGCGGCCCTGCACAAGCGGGTGCAACGCAAGGGCGGCGTGGTGGTGGCCAACCTCGGGGACGCGGCGGCGGGTTGCGGGCCGGTATGGGAGGCGATGATGTTCGCCTCCATGGATCAATACCGGACCTTGTGGAGCCCGGCCTTGGGCGGCGCCCCGCCCGTGCTCTTCAACTTCATGAACAATTTTTATGGTATGGGAGGGCAGACCTTCGGCGAGACCATGGGCTTCGGGGTGCTGGCCCGCATCGGCGCGGGGGTGAACCCGGAAAACCTGCATGCCGAACGGGTGGACGGTTACCATCCCCTGGCGCTGGCCGACGCCTTCGAACGCAAGATCAAGATCCTGAAGGAAGGCCGGGGGCCGGCCCTGCTGGATACCATCACCTATCGCATTTCCGGGCATTCCCCTTCGGATGCCTCTTCCTATCGCGATCGGCACGAGGTGGAACGCTGGCAGCAGGCCGATTCCATCGCCGCCTTCGGACGGTACCTGGCGGAGAACGGGCATTGCGGGCCGGGCGATCTGGAAGCCTTGCGCATGGATGCCGAAGCCCGCATGGCGCGCGCCCTTTCCCACTGCGCCTCCCCGCAACGGACCCCGCGCCTTCCCGCGGAGGCCATCGGGGGATTGATGTTCTCTTACGGGACCGCCGAACGGACGGGCGAGGGCGAAGCCGACATCCGCATCGAGCCCGATCGCAATCCGCGCCTTTTGGCCCTGCGCGATAAGGGCCGCGCCCACCTGACTTATTCCGACGCCCTCTTCGAGGCCATGCTGCACCGCTTCCGCGTGGACCCGGGCATGATCGCCTTCGGCGAGGAGAACCGCGACTGGGGCGGGGCGTTCGGTGTCTACCGCGGGCTCACCGAGTGCCTGCCCTACCATCGCCTTTTCAATACCTCCATTTCCGAAGGCGCCATCGTCGGGGCCGCCGTGGGCTACGCGCTTTCGGGCGGGCGCGCGGTGGCCGAAATCATGTACTGCGATTTCTTGGGCCGCGCCGGCGACGAGGTCTTCAACCAAGCGGCCAAGTGGCAAGCCATGTCCGGCGGGGCCCTGCGCTTGCCCTTGGTGCTCAGGGTCTCCGTAGGATCCAAATACGGCGCCCAGCACTCGCAGGATTGGACTTCGCTGGCCGCGCATATCCCGGGCCTGCGGGTGTTCTTCCCGGCCACGCCCTACGATGCCAAAGGCATGCTCAACCTGGCCCTGCGCGGCACCGATCCCGTCGTCTTCTTCGAAAGCCAAAGGCTATACGCCGAGACCGAACGCTTCGCGCCCGGAGGCGTTCCGGAAGGGTATTACGAGATCGAACTCGGCATGCCCGCCGTGCGCCGCTCCGGCAAGGATCTTACCCTCATCACCTTGGGAGCCACGCTCTACCGGGCTCTGGAGGCCGCCGAGGAGTTGGAACGCGACTACGGGATCGCCGCCGAGGTCATCGATGCGCGCTTCCTCAACCCCCTCGATTACGGCCCCATCCTGGATTCAGTGCGCAAGACGGGCGCGGCGGTGCTGGCCTCGGATGCTTGCGAACGCGGGTCCTTCCTGCATACCATGGCCGCGCGCATCTCCGGGGCCGCCTTCGATGATCTCGACGCCCCGGTGGCCACCGTCGGGGCGCGCAATTGGATTACGCCCGCCGCCGAGATGGAAAACGATTTCTTCCCGCAGAAGGATTGGATCCTGGACGCCATCCACGAGAACGTGCGGCGATTGCCCGGCCGCATCCCGCGTACCCGCCAAGCGAATTCCGATCTCCTGGAGCGGGATCGCATCGGGATCTAA
- a CDS encoding helix-turn-helix transcriptional regulator → MAKAKKSKSAGKPAKKTSAKGGTGAAGDTRVGEMLRKARESVGVSQEELAGRLKTKRTAISRIENHADDIKLSTLERVAQALGKELKVKIQ, encoded by the coding sequence ATGGCAAAAGCGAAGAAGAGCAAGAGCGCAGGCAAGCCCGCGAAGAAGACGTCCGCCAAAGGCGGAACCGGCGCCGCCGGCGACACCCGCGTCGGGGAAATGCTGCGTAAGGCCCGGGAATCCGTCGGGGTTTCCCAGGAAGAGTTGGCGGGCCGTCTCAAGACCAAGCGCACCGCCATCTCCCGCATCGAAAACCATGCGGACGATATCAAGCTCTCCACCTTGGAACGGGTGGCCCAGGCCCTCGGCAAGGAATTGAAAGTCAAGATCCAGTAA
- a CDS encoding PorT family protein has translation MSTHARLPSLVLLLLALGAGSASAERKPVALGLLGGVTSTSYYGKDVRDFDFEIWPTVGFSLAFHLPAFLGVETDLLYVGKSGSTRRNVYDSTLGSDRKLVSTFKLHALEIPFMIKVTAPTGTEVQPIFFGGPSFAWFFSRKSYSDYIDVADGIVVPQEEQPIVLPENLTPYEWSLCVGAGVEWGLGSFQLRVNFGQKSLDKTDAVDLRTANLALMAGFIF, from the coding sequence ATGAGCACTCACGCCCGCCTTCCCAGCTTAGTCCTCTTGCTCCTGGCCCTCGGCGCCGGGAGCGCTTCCGCCGAACGCAAGCCCGTGGCCTTGGGTCTCTTGGGCGGCGTCACCAGCACCTCTTACTACGGCAAGGACGTCCGGGATTTCGATTTCGAAATCTGGCCCACCGTGGGATTCTCCCTGGCTTTCCATCTGCCCGCGTTCCTGGGCGTCGAAACCGACTTGCTCTACGTGGGCAAAAGCGGCTCCACCCGCAGGAACGTCTACGATTCCACCTTGGGGTCCGATCGGAAGCTGGTCAGCACCTTCAAGCTGCACGCCTTGGAAATCCCCTTCATGATCAAGGTGACCGCCCCGACCGGAACCGAGGTCCAGCCGATCTTCTTCGGCGGGCCCTCCTTCGCATGGTTCTTTTCGCGGAAATCCTATTCGGATTATATCGACGTCGCCGACGGCATAGTCGTTCCCCAGGAAGAACAGCCCATCGTGCTCCCGGAGAACCTTACCCCGTACGAATGGAGCTTATGCGTGGGGGCGGGCGTGGAATGGGGCTTGGGATCGTTCCAGCTGCGGGTCAACTTCGGGCAGAAGAGCCTGGACAAGACCGACGCGGTGGACTTGCGCACCGCCAACCTGGCCCTCATGGCCGGCTTTATCTTCTAA
- a CDS encoding DUF3592 domain-containing protein, producing the protein MKIDPARQPETEHAGGVPQGVRVLAFLCGILVCWLGFKSARQDWRRIDTLVHLDRLSPASGKFLRVNVRKDTLASGEDWYPDVLYDYSVAGQSIWGWRLSFEEEPRPKAYWEERLKGYAPGAPVTVYFDPAAPKESIIEKKHDGLFRVWMKLGLGAGFLLVGLMLSGLSLSGWFRK; encoded by the coding sequence ATGAAAATTGATCCCGCGCGCCAACCGGAAACCGAACACGCGGGGGGAGTGCCCCAAGGAGTCCGGGTTCTGGCTTTCCTGTGCGGCATCCTGGTCTGTTGGCTCGGCTTCAAATCGGCGCGCCAGGATTGGCGCCGCATCGACACGCTCGTCCATCTCGATCGCCTGTCCCCCGCTTCCGGGAAATTCCTCCGCGTCAACGTCCGTAAAGATACCCTCGCATCCGGGGAGGATTGGTACCCCGACGTGCTGTACGATTATTCCGTCGCCGGCCAGAGCATTTGGGGATGGCGCCTTTCCTTCGAGGAGGAGCCCAGGCCCAAGGCGTATTGGGAGGAACGCTTGAAGGGATATGCGCCGGGAGCCCCGGTCACCGTATACTTCGACCCCGCGGCCCCCAAGGAATCCATCATCGAAAAGAAACACGACGGCCTGTTCCGGGTATGGATGAAATTGGGCCTGGGAGCCGGATTCCTTTTGGTCGGGCTGATGCTATCCGGCTTGTCCCTGTCGGGATGGTTCCGGAAATGA